DNA sequence from the Pungitius pungitius chromosome 3, fPunPun2.1, whole genome shotgun sequence genome:
CTGGAACAGTACACGTCCGAAAATGCCCGGCAAATTTGGTCTATAACTCAGCCATTAAGGTGTGTGCCTATCCCGATAGTCCAGTTAACAATGCAAACGAGTGCTATGGAAGAAAAGATGGGCAGTACACCAACCCTAAAGACCAGcattcttttctcagctgtgtaGCTGGACTAACCTACGTCATGCAATGCCCAGCAAATTTGGTCTATGTAGAAGCCAAGAATTGGTGCGACTATCCCAATCAGCACCATTACTAGTACAGATGATGGAGGCCAatgtagtagaagaagaaatgggCAATACCCCAAGCCTGATAATCACCATTCTTCTCGGCTCTTTCTACAACATTCGCATCACTCATACCCAACACCTCCACCACTATAACCTCCAAACCCAAAGCAAGTCATTGGGACATAATCAAATTGTGTAAAATGTTCAATTTCCTCTGTTTCTTCAATGCTTTTGGATGTGAGAAATGTAATAGTGGTTAAATATCACATTGTTTTCTTAACTTCATTGTTGTGTGTATAACCACATTGGGTGCTTTCTCTTTCGTTTATGTTTAGCCATTGGTGaattaatcaataaaacacagcaaatatacCTGGCAAGTTTTTCTTTGCActatttttagttgttttgtatTAGTTTCTCTTCATCTATCTGCACTTTGTCA
Encoded proteins:
- the LOC119218004 gene encoding chondroitin proteoglycan 2-like isoform X2; the encoded protein is MCKLTLTAALCLIIACLGLSGIEAQGGRRNRCTGKPDGQYPNPGNQRSFIYCVAGTVHVRKCPANLVYNSAIKVCAYPDSPVNNANECYGRKDGQYTNPKDQHSFLSCVAGLTYVMQCPANLVYVEAKNWCDYPNQHHY
- the LOC119218004 gene encoding chondroitin proteoglycan 2-like isoform X3 — translated: MCKLTLIAALCLIIACLGLSGIEAQGGRRNRCTGKPDGQYPNPGNQRSFIYCVAGTVHVRKCPANLVYNSAIKVCAYPDSPVNNANECYGRKDGQYTNPKDQHSFLSCVAGLTYVMQCPANLVYVEAKNWCDYPNQHHY